A region from the Acidiferrobacter sp. SPIII_3 genome encodes:
- a CDS encoding polymer-forming cytoskeletal protein, whose protein sequence is MLEKMGKKSAEKPCNTIDTLIGEQTQITGNLVFSGGLRIDGKVQGDITAQGDGSTLILSERGEVTGNIKVPHLIINGTIKGNVHSSECVELQAKAEITGDMTYKSLEMALGATVNGGLIHEAEKGTPKLKAIGASDPVIS, encoded by the coding sequence ATGCTGGAGAAGATGGGAAAGAAGTCGGCCGAAAAGCCCTGCAACACGATAGACACCCTGATTGGCGAACAGACCCAGATCACCGGCAACCTGGTATTTTCCGGGGGCTTGCGTATCGACGGCAAGGTCCAGGGAGACATTACCGCGCAGGGCGACGGCAGCACCCTGATCTTGAGCGAACGCGGCGAGGTGACGGGCAATATCAAGGTCCCGCATCTCATCATCAATGGGACGATCAAGGGCAACGTCCACTCCTCGGAATGCGTGGAGTTGCAGGCCAAGGCCGAGATTACCGGCGACATGACCTACAAGAGTCTGGAGATGGCCCTCGGCGCCACGGTCAATGGCGGGCTCATCCATGAGGCGGAGAAGGGGACACCGAAGCTGAAGGCCATAGGCGCCTCCGATCCGGTCATATCCTAG
- the erpA gene encoding iron-sulfur cluster insertion protein ErpA — translation MTEAVATEMPSPLNFTDSAAQKVKELITEENNPALMLRVFVSGGGCSGFQYGFTFDENANEDDARIDKGGVTLLVDPMSFQYLAGAEIDYQEGLDGAQFVIKNPQAKSTCGCGSSFSV, via the coding sequence ATGACTGAAGCCGTTGCCACCGAGATGCCGAGCCCTTTGAATTTCACCGACAGTGCCGCCCAAAAGGTGAAAGAACTGATTACCGAGGAAAACAACCCGGCGTTGATGTTGCGGGTGTTTGTTTCGGGCGGCGGCTGCTCGGGTTTCCAGTACGGGTTTACGTTCGACGAGAACGCCAATGAGGATGATGCCCGCATCGACAAGGGCGGCGTCACCCTGCTTGTCGACCCCATGAGTTTTCAGTATCTGGCGGGCGCCGAGATCGATTATCAGGAGGGTCTGGATGGCGCCCAATTCGTCATCAAGAATCCGCAGGCCAAGAGCACCTGCGGGTGCGGGTCGTCATTCTCGGTCTAG
- the rpsI gene encoding 30S ribosomal protein S9: MAEAKHYGTGRRKSANARVYLSRGKGAFLVNNRPVDEYFGRETSRTLVRQPFAVTETLNHFDVKVNVRGGGPSGQAGAVLHGIARALLAYDETLRLPLRRAGFLTRDAREVERKKVGLHKARKRPQYSKR; the protein is encoded by the coding sequence ATGGCCGAAGCCAAGCATTACGGGACGGGGCGGCGTAAGTCCGCCAATGCGCGTGTGTACTTGAGTCGCGGGAAGGGCGCGTTTCTGGTCAACAACCGGCCGGTCGACGAGTATTTCGGACGCGAGACCTCGCGGACGCTCGTGCGCCAACCGTTCGCGGTGACCGAGACCCTGAACCATTTCGATGTCAAGGTGAACGTGCGTGGCGGTGGTCCGAGTGGTCAGGCGGGGGCCGTGCTGCACGGCATCGCGCGGGCCTTGCTCGCCTACGATGAAACGTTGCGCCTGCCGTTGCGGCGCGCGGGTTTCCTGACGCGGGATGCGCGTGAGGTCGAGCGCAAGAAGGTCGGCCTCCACAAGGCCCGCAAGCGGCCACAGTACTCCAAGCGCTAA
- a CDS encoding DUF6776 family protein — translation MVNHIGDLVVRRRVSPVARYGLIAAGVAFAVLGGAGLFWWGESVAGYDVGRAAHDEARARTRIVRLRHEVKRLSAQLAMSKRLLQSGNVAYAALSAALKKSDERRMHLKERVGFYETVLGASKAAKGLEIDNFQVIRASSGWRYRLVLVQPFAANRWTYARVRLTVQGQGAGRPSGASTASLVDTPRVVHFKYFDEVRGPLKVPANVIPHKVMVRVVSGGRVVTHSYPWPNPTSPGPHE, via the coding sequence GTGGTAAACCATATCGGTGATCTCGTGGTAAGGCGGCGCGTCTCGCCGGTCGCGCGGTACGGGCTGATTGCCGCGGGTGTCGCCTTCGCCGTCCTAGGCGGGGCCGGGTTGTTTTGGTGGGGCGAATCGGTGGCCGGCTACGACGTCGGTCGCGCGGCCCATGACGAGGCCCGGGCACGCACCCGCATTGTCCGCTTGCGGCACGAGGTCAAGAGGCTTTCCGCGCAGCTCGCCATGAGCAAGCGTTTGCTCCAGTCGGGAAACGTCGCCTACGCCGCGCTGTCTGCGGCGCTGAAGAAGAGTGATGAGAGACGCATGCATTTGAAGGAGCGCGTCGGTTTTTATGAGACCGTCCTGGGGGCCTCGAAGGCCGCCAAGGGCCTGGAAATCGACAATTTCCAGGTGATCCGCGCGTCGTCGGGCTGGCGATACCGCCTGGTCTTGGTGCAGCCGTTCGCGGCCAATCGCTGGACTTATGCGCGCGTGCGCCTCACCGTTCAGGGGCAAGGTGCGGGCCGTCCGTCGGGCGCGTCAACCGCAAGCCTTGTTGACACGCCACGCGTTGTACACTTTAAATACTTCGATGAGGTCCGCGGGCCCTTGAAAGTGCCCGCGAATGTCATCCCGCACAAAGTCATGGTCCGGGTCGTGTCGGGCGGGCGGGTCGTCACGCACAGTTATCCGTGGCCGAACCCGACGTCTCCAGGCCCCCACGAATGA
- a CDS encoding bifunctional diguanylate cyclase/phosphodiesterase: MAPAPKDRGPHAVSRLWAFFVLGILITTLAFVVATWRELELATRHRLAIMAAAIGRVEQAYLENTSDGMRRLNTLLRRTPRAERAGVLRRYVADHPHDTDAAIIDAHDRILAAARPLAIPPAMLHRAIPSVTTLCLLRHRLCFSPPLATSDGHRVLFARPFVAHETLILERPLSTWPRLRALIQKLPPHFHIFIVDRNGTLEYKIPGSAHARYARVRHGALMRALKRAAHRDSGAFAGQTQTGWRFGAYQSARYGLVAGVSLPLKNVIQTFAHRLAVPLALIFALLVSATFYYRASRQEIARAEAVQAMADNRIREERLFAEQQRDFYLAVSELNQFIVRHPDPDRLFAETCRIIIAYTGLLFAWIGRVEASGDIRVVAFSEKRPLGIDWFRCVFTADPNRPEGLGTAGRAVRSGHTEITDDLSHDNRFTPWRAMHDQAGTQSAAAVPIRTKNGIVAILALGSERLNLFAPPLVRLLEGLAQDLAFSLEDTEREQQLIHQARHDALTGLDNRVLFRQKLEAALALPPQRRKGLAVAILDLDGFKGINDQFGHIVGDELLRRIASRIRAAVPAGATVARLGGDEFGLILSPVDERAQAESAIEAIRWALDNPFVAAGHEQLAIGASVGISLSPGDGDQVDDLIRRADLALYEAKRLGKNLYRFFTPALEERLLNQHRLQHEFIAALRERTPVLYFQPQVEITTGRLRSLEALLRWPRADGQIWAPGEYFPVIEQDTDLMRRLDLYVLDQASAAIRHLAREEIRVPIAVNIHSRHLLHPDFLKDIQAALKEDPGIARNLEIEITETSELPDLALAGEILGECRALGLAIALDDFGTGYASLNYLQKLPCDILKIDKSFVSDMGENPQDFAIVSGILTAARVLHLTTVAEGIEQPEQGLLLRDLGCEYGQGYAISKPLPLDAVIHWVHGWRAPDLWRRRPASAEAVPWLARAGHKKLLKGTIETLRLARPPIPETSLATDSCPLHKALQSQVSTPLGTLHARIHHLMMESMREYACGEQAGVTTLMRLQAAEEELDTLLLQAITGSHRTATGH; the protein is encoded by the coding sequence ATGGCGCCGGCGCCTAAAGACCGCGGCCCACACGCCGTCAGCCGTCTGTGGGCGTTTTTCGTACTCGGCATACTCATCACGACGCTCGCCTTCGTGGTCGCCACATGGCGCGAACTCGAACTCGCCACGCGTCACCGCCTGGCCATCATGGCCGCGGCCATCGGACGGGTGGAGCAGGCCTATCTCGAGAACACGTCCGACGGGATGCGCCGACTGAATACCCTCTTGCGCCGGACGCCCCGAGCGGAACGTGCCGGTGTGCTGCGCCGTTATGTGGCTGACCACCCGCACGACACCGATGCCGCCATCATCGACGCCCACGACCGCATCCTGGCGGCGGCCCGACCGCTTGCGATCCCGCCGGCGATGCTGCACCGCGCCATCCCTTCCGTCACGACCCTGTGCCTGCTGCGCCATCGCTTATGCTTCTCGCCCCCCCTGGCCACTTCGGACGGCCATCGGGTCTTGTTCGCGCGGCCATTCGTCGCGCACGAGACCCTGATCCTGGAGCGACCGCTCTCCACCTGGCCGCGCCTGCGCGCGCTCATCCAGAAGCTTCCACCGCACTTCCACATCTTCATCGTGGACCGCAACGGCACCCTCGAATACAAAATCCCGGGTTCGGCGCACGCGCGGTATGCTCGTGTACGCCATGGCGCACTCATGCGCGCCCTGAAGAGGGCAGCGCACCGGGATAGCGGGGCGTTTGCGGGACAAACGCAGACCGGCTGGCGCTTCGGGGCCTATCAGTCCGCGCGCTACGGCCTCGTGGCCGGCGTCAGCCTGCCCTTGAAGAACGTGATTCAGACCTTCGCGCACAGGCTCGCCGTGCCGCTCGCGCTGATATTCGCCCTGCTCGTGAGCGCGACCTTCTACTACCGGGCTTCGCGCCAGGAGATTGCGCGCGCCGAGGCCGTCCAGGCGATGGCCGACAACCGCATCCGCGAAGAGCGGCTGTTTGCCGAGCAACAGCGCGACTTCTACCTGGCGGTGAGCGAGCTGAATCAATTCATCGTGCGCCACCCGGACCCGGACCGGCTGTTCGCCGAGACCTGCCGGATCATCATCGCCTACACCGGCCTGCTGTTTGCCTGGATCGGCCGGGTCGAGGCCTCGGGGGATATACGGGTCGTGGCATTCAGCGAGAAGCGCCCGCTTGGTATCGACTGGTTCCGCTGCGTGTTCACCGCCGACCCGAATCGCCCCGAAGGCCTGGGCACGGCCGGACGGGCGGTGCGCAGCGGGCACACCGAGATCACGGATGATCTCTCCCACGACAACCGTTTCACCCCGTGGCGCGCCATGCACGACCAGGCGGGCACGCAATCGGCGGCCGCCGTCCCGATTCGAACCAAAAACGGGATCGTGGCGATACTCGCCCTCGGATCCGAACGGCTGAACCTGTTTGCGCCGCCGCTCGTGCGCCTCCTGGAAGGCCTGGCCCAGGACCTGGCATTCTCACTCGAGGATACGGAGCGCGAGCAACAGCTCATCCACCAGGCGCGCCACGACGCCCTGACAGGCCTCGACAACCGTGTGCTCTTTCGCCAGAAACTCGAGGCCGCCCTGGCACTGCCCCCGCAACGGCGCAAGGGTCTGGCCGTCGCCATCCTGGACCTGGACGGGTTCAAGGGTATCAACGACCAGTTCGGCCATATCGTCGGCGACGAACTCCTGCGGCGGATAGCATCGCGCATCCGTGCGGCCGTCCCCGCGGGCGCGACGGTCGCGCGACTCGGGGGCGACGAGTTCGGACTGATCCTGTCCCCCGTCGACGAACGGGCCCAGGCGGAGTCCGCCATAGAAGCGATCCGCTGGGCGCTCGACAATCCCTTCGTGGCCGCCGGCCATGAGCAGCTGGCGATAGGGGCCAGCGTCGGGATCAGCCTGTCCCCTGGCGACGGCGATCAGGTGGATGACCTCATAAGGCGCGCCGATCTCGCCTTGTACGAGGCCAAACGCCTCGGCAAGAACCTCTACCGCTTCTTTACGCCGGCCCTCGAGGAACGCCTGCTGAATCAACACCGGCTGCAGCATGAGTTCATCGCGGCCTTGCGCGAACGCACCCCGGTCTTGTATTTCCAGCCCCAGGTGGAGATCACCACCGGGCGTTTGCGCAGCCTCGAAGCGCTGCTCCGGTGGCCGCGTGCCGACGGCCAGATCTGGGCCCCGGGGGAATATTTTCCGGTGATCGAACAGGACACCGATCTCATGCGCCGACTGGATCTCTATGTGCTGGATCAGGCAAGCGCGGCGATCCGCCATCTCGCCCGCGAGGAGATACGCGTCCCGATCGCGGTCAACATCCATAGCCGCCACCTCCTGCATCCGGACTTTTTGAAGGATATTCAGGCGGCCCTCAAAGAGGACCCCGGCATCGCGCGTAACCTGGAGATCGAGATCACCGAGACCAGCGAGCTCCCCGATCTTGCGCTGGCCGGTGAAATACTGGGCGAGTGCCGCGCGCTGGGGCTTGCCATTGCCCTCGACGACTTCGGCACCGGCTACGCCTCGCTCAACTATCTCCAGAAACTACCGTGCGACATCCTGAAGATCGACAAGAGCTTCGTGAGCGACATGGGTGAGAACCCGCAGGACTTCGCGATCGTGAGCGGCATCCTGACCGCGGCGCGCGTCCTGCATCTGACCACCGTCGCCGAAGGGATAGAGCAGCCCGAGCAAGGCCTGCTTCTGCGCGATCTCGGCTGCGAGTACGGCCAGGGTTATGCCATCAGCAAACCCCTCCCCCTCGACGCCGTGATCCACTGGGTGCATGGCTGGCGAGCCCCCGACCTGTGGAGACGACGGCCGGCGAGCGCCGAGGCCGTGCCGTGGCTTGCACGCGCCGGCCATAAAAAGCTGCTGAAGGGCACGATCGAGACCCTGCGGCTTGCCCGCCCCCCGATCCCCGAGACCTCGCTTGCCACCGATTCCTGCCCGCTTCATAAGGCCCTGCAATCCCAGGTCTCCACGCCGCTTGGCACGCTCCACGCCCGCATCCATCACCTCATGATGGAGTCCATGCGCGAGTACGCCTGTGGCGAGCAGGCCGGGGTTACGACCCTCATGCGGCTGCAGGCGGCCGAAGAGGAGTTGGATACCCTCTTACTACAGGCCATCACGGGATCGCACCGTACCGCAACCGGCCATTAG
- a CDS encoding anhydro-N-acetylmuramic acid kinase: MPGSRKTRADYYIGLMSGTSGDGVDAVCVRFDEGAPRVVLAAHSYHPYPEPLRQRLLALMVPGENEIERMGVLEEQLAEIFAAASSEVHRRAGLAATDIAAIGSHGQTIRHRPRGPHAFTVQIGNPARVAERTGIATVADFRRRDMAAGGQGAPLVPAFHQWLFGHATRARAIVNIGGIANITIIPAAATSAATQGFDTGPGNALLDGWARRHTGQPQDTDGRLAACGQVYGALLGLLKDDPYFAAAPPKSTGREHFTSEWLDERLRRLGRDLDAADVQATLVALTADTITEALAPLAPEEVYLCGGGTANPVLVAAIAERLAIPVQTTARLGLDPQLVEPTAFAWLAREAKAGRPGNLPSVTGARHPVVLGALYPA, translated from the coding sequence ATGCCGGGCAGCAGAAAGACCAGGGCGGATTACTACATCGGGCTCATGTCGGGCACGAGCGGGGACGGTGTGGACGCCGTGTGTGTGCGCTTCGACGAGGGCGCGCCGCGGGTCGTGCTCGCCGCGCATAGCTACCACCCCTACCCGGAACCCCTGCGCCAGCGCCTGCTCGCGCTCATGGTCCCGGGAGAGAACGAGATCGAGCGCATGGGCGTGCTCGAGGAGCAGCTCGCGGAGATATTCGCCGCGGCCAGCAGCGAGGTCCATCGCAGGGCCGGGCTTGCGGCCACCGATATTGCCGCCATAGGCTCGCATGGGCAGACCATCCGCCATCGGCCGCGCGGGCCTCATGCCTTCACGGTGCAGATCGGCAATCCGGCGCGCGTTGCCGAACGCACCGGTATTGCCACCGTCGCCGATTTCCGGCGCCGCGACATGGCCGCGGGCGGCCAAGGGGCGCCGCTCGTACCGGCCTTCCATCAATGGCTGTTTGGTCATGCCACGCGCGCCCGCGCCATCGTCAATATCGGCGGCATCGCCAATATCACGATAATCCCCGCCGCCGCTACGAGCGCCGCCACGCAGGGTTTCGACACCGGACCCGGCAACGCCCTGCTCGATGGCTGGGCCCGACGGCACACCGGCCAACCTCAGGATACCGATGGGCGACTGGCGGCTTGCGGGCAAGTGTATGGCGCGCTCTTGGGGCTTCTGAAGGATGATCCGTATTTCGCGGCCGCGCCGCCCAAGAGCACCGGGCGCGAGCACTTCACCTCGGAATGGCTCGATGAGCGCCTGCGGCGGCTCGGCCGGGATCTGGATGCCGCCGATGTTCAAGCGACACTCGTCGCCCTCACCGCCGACACGATCACCGAGGCGCTCGCCCCGCTGGCCCCGGAAGAGGTCTATCTGTGCGGTGGCGGCACCGCAAACCCGGTGCTCGTGGCGGCGATCGCCGAGCGCCTCGCAATCCCGGTCCAAACGACTGCCCGGCTGGGTCTCGATCCACAGCTGGTCGAGCCCACTGCCTTCGCCTGGCTCGCCCGCGAGGCAAAAGCCGGGCGCCCCGGCAATCTCCCATCGGTCACGGGTGCCCGCCATCCGGTCGTGCTCGGCGCCCTTTACCCCGCGTGA
- the tyrS gene encoding tyrosine--tRNA ligase — MKVAIEDALSIIRAGTADIVSEPELREKLALGRPLRIKAGFDPTAPDLHLGHTVLLRKLRQFQDLGHIVLFLIGDFTGRIGDPTGKNATRPPLSAEDVARNAESYEQQVFKILDRSRTEVVFNSQWMGTLGTYELVRLASHYTVARLLERDDFAKRYADHQPIAVHEFLYPLIQGYDSVALHADVELGGTDQRFNLLVGRELQRAHGQPPQVVITLPILEGTDGVQKMSKSLGNAIGVSDHPDTMFGKLMSISDALMWRYFALLSLRPQNALDELRRSVDNAANPRDVKLALAHELVARFHGVAQADSSQERFLAVFSRKALPETIDERMLVVPPEGLGIAQALKGAGLVESSSEGLRLIRQGGVKVDGERAVDTLVFHPNTVRLVQIGKRRFLRLQFREKGA, encoded by the coding sequence GTGAAGGTCGCCATAGAGGACGCGCTGTCCATCATCCGCGCGGGCACCGCCGACATCGTTTCCGAGCCGGAGTTGCGCGAAAAGCTCGCCCTTGGCCGGCCGCTGCGTATCAAGGCCGGCTTCGATCCCACGGCCCCGGACCTGCATCTTGGGCACACCGTGCTTTTGCGCAAGCTGCGCCAGTTTCAGGACCTCGGGCATATCGTCTTGTTTCTGATCGGCGACTTCACGGGGCGGATCGGCGATCCCACGGGCAAGAATGCCACGCGCCCGCCGCTTTCGGCCGAGGATGTGGCGCGTAATGCCGAGAGCTACGAGCAGCAGGTCTTCAAGATTCTCGACCGGTCGCGCACCGAGGTGGTGTTCAATTCCCAATGGATGGGGACCCTTGGGACTTATGAGCTCGTGCGCCTGGCCTCGCATTACACGGTGGCGCGCCTCTTGGAACGAGACGATTTCGCGAAACGCTACGCCGATCATCAACCGATCGCCGTCCATGAGTTTCTCTACCCCCTCATACAAGGCTACGATTCCGTGGCCCTGCATGCCGACGTCGAGCTGGGCGGCACCGACCAGCGTTTCAACCTGCTCGTGGGCCGCGAGCTCCAGCGCGCCCATGGTCAGCCCCCACAGGTGGTCATCACGCTGCCCATCCTGGAGGGCACGGACGGTGTCCAGAAGATGTCTAAATCACTAGGTAATGCGATCGGCGTGTCCGACCACCCCGACACCATGTTCGGCAAACTCATGTCGATCTCCGATGCCCTGATGTGGCGGTATTTCGCGCTTTTATCGCTGCGTCCACAAAACGCGCTAGACGAGCTCCGCCGATCTGTGGATAATGCCGCCAACCCGAGGGACGTGAAACTCGCGCTAGCCCATGAGCTTGTGGCGCGGTTCCATGGCGTTGCCCAAGCCGATAGCAGCCAGGAGCGTTTCCTGGCGGTTTTCAGCCGAAAGGCTTTACCGGAGACCATCGACGAGCGTATGCTTGTCGTCCCTCCGGAAGGACTTGGGATAGCGCAGGCGCTGAAGGGCGCGGGCCTGGTCGAGTCGAGTTCCGAGGGTTTGAGACTCATCCGTCAAGGCGGGGTCAAGGTGGACGGGGAACGTGCCGTCGACACCTTGGTCTTTCACCCGAACACGGTGAGGTTGGTACAGATCGGAAAGCGCCGTTTCCTGCGATTGCAGTTTCGTGAAAAAGGCGCTTGA
- a CDS encoding porin, with the protein MKCKVLTAAVSAALVVVPMAAVAGVKIGGMAQGEIGYWKDTSKGVVQSQGTNMLDNGRGRLWIEADQKLGYGLTGMAYYMLKINTVGGNSGATGIDQSPYAPGTDAGEKYVGLKGAFGSIELGNIASPYKYTGGVMWDAFVTTDLQARGNGGMSAGVFGQNGFMSNSILYQSPDFSGFHVAFAYSPMNAGVNGSNPAGQLTAQHGDYAAAVQWKALGWSIFVARDHASAPAGDQTFKPYAAPLAVGNGLAYGFPANGQPGPGSHAIPGSGVAQNNTKFGVKYNFGPVAVMSQVENLQTSGEANPTRDYFLGVDGAAGHWTPVLQLGETTDKYFVGTDIKVSYVAVGTFYNFKKGFSLYGGYRRTRITGASSAVAVAAGASNGTQSVFSIGMRKVF; encoded by the coding sequence ATGAAGTGCAAGGTGTTGACGGCCGCGGTGAGCGCGGCCTTGGTGGTGGTCCCGATGGCCGCCGTGGCCGGCGTCAAGATCGGCGGCATGGCCCAAGGGGAGATCGGGTACTGGAAGGACACGAGCAAGGGCGTGGTGCAGAGCCAGGGTACGAACATGCTCGATAACGGCCGTGGCCGCCTGTGGATCGAGGCCGACCAGAAGCTGGGTTACGGTCTGACCGGCATGGCCTATTACATGCTGAAGATCAACACCGTAGGCGGTAATAGCGGCGCCACGGGCATCGATCAGTCCCCGTATGCGCCGGGTACCGACGCCGGCGAGAAGTATGTGGGCCTGAAGGGCGCCTTCGGCTCCATCGAGCTTGGTAATATCGCCAGTCCCTACAAGTACACGGGCGGCGTCATGTGGGATGCCTTCGTCACCACCGACCTGCAGGCGCGCGGCAACGGCGGCATGTCCGCGGGCGTGTTCGGCCAGAACGGCTTCATGTCGAACTCCATCCTCTACCAGTCCCCGGATTTCAGCGGCTTCCATGTGGCCTTCGCCTATAGCCCGATGAATGCCGGTGTGAATGGAAGCAATCCGGCGGGCCAGCTGACCGCCCAGCACGGCGACTACGCCGCCGCCGTGCAATGGAAGGCCCTGGGCTGGAGTATCTTCGTGGCCCGCGACCATGCCTCGGCCCCGGCCGGTGACCAGACCTTCAAGCCCTATGCCGCGCCGCTCGCGGTCGGTAATGGCTTGGCGTATGGATTTCCCGCGAACGGCCAACCTGGACCGGGGTCGCATGCCATTCCCGGGTCGGGTGTTGCCCAAAACAACACCAAGTTCGGTGTGAAGTACAACTTCGGTCCGGTGGCGGTCATGAGTCAGGTGGAAAACCTCCAGACCTCGGGCGAGGCCAACCCGACGCGCGACTACTTCCTGGGGGTCGACGGTGCCGCCGGTCACTGGACGCCGGTGCTGCAGTTGGGCGAGACCACCGACAAATACTTCGTCGGCACCGACATCAAGGTGAGCTACGTGGCGGTCGGTACCTTCTACAACTTCAAGAAGGGTTTCAGTCTCTACGGCGGCTACCGGCGCACGCGTATCACCGGGGCGTCTTCGGCGGTCGCGGTCGCGGCGGGTGCCAGCAACGGCACCCAGAGCGTGTTCTCGATCGGCATGCGCAAGGTGTTCTGA
- a CDS encoding HNH endonuclease, with product MKTVSAPVDDSLIRQAAFHHVRRLQDLYGHLTAAQIREGFVFHGDRIALVNPQRGIFKPRSMRSCLSIRTVFPRSGARIWYDDQREAHRKIFAAHETVDYAFMGQNPGAAENQWLREAFADQVPLIYFLGFAPGLYQAIIPAFIADWDGTRLAARIAFGLPDAAGLSLPATAPERRYALDTVKRRLHQNTFREAVLTAYAGRCALSGLPEARLLDAAHIVADGDVGYGQPVVSNGIPLSKIHHAAFDAHLIGIDPDYRLHVSERLLVQRDGPMLEALKRLDGEAIHLPARNRDRPDRERLARRFEVFRSAP from the coding sequence ATGAAGACCGTATCGGCGCCGGTCGATGATTCGCTCATCCGCCAGGCGGCCTTCCACCATGTGCGGCGGCTCCAGGATCTGTATGGCCACCTGACCGCCGCCCAGATCCGCGAGGGCTTTGTATTCCACGGGGATCGCATTGCGCTCGTCAACCCGCAGCGCGGCATCTTCAAGCCACGATCAATGCGATCCTGCCTGTCCATCCGAACGGTGTTTCCAAGAAGCGGCGCGCGCATCTGGTATGACGATCAGCGCGAGGCGCACCGCAAGATCTTTGCGGCCCATGAGACCGTGGATTACGCCTTCATGGGCCAGAACCCCGGGGCCGCCGAGAACCAGTGGCTGCGCGAGGCGTTCGCAGACCAGGTGCCGCTCATCTATTTTCTCGGATTCGCGCCCGGTCTCTATCAAGCGATCATTCCGGCGTTCATCGCCGATTGGGATGGGACCCGCCTCGCCGCGCGCATCGCCTTTGGGCTCCCCGATGCCGCGGGGTTATCCTTGCCCGCGACCGCGCCCGAGCGTCGTTATGCCCTCGACACCGTCAAAAGGCGCCTCCACCAAAACACGTTCCGAGAGGCCGTCCTGACGGCCTACGCGGGGCGCTGCGCCTTATCCGGACTCCCCGAGGCACGACTCCTGGACGCCGCCCATATCGTAGCCGACGGCGATGTCGGCTACGGGCAACCGGTCGTGTCCAACGGCATCCCGCTCTCCAAAATCCATCATGCCGCCTTCGATGCGCACTTGATCGGCATTGACCCCGACTACCGCTTGCACGTCTCCGAGAGGCTACTGGTCCAGCGCGATGGGCCGATGCTGGAGGCGCTGAAACGCCTGGACGGGGAAGCCATCCACCTGCCGGCGCGCAATCGCGACCGCCCGGATCGTGAGCGGCTCGCACGGCGATTCGAGGTTTTCCGAAGCGCGCCGTGA
- the argC gene encoding N-acetyl-gamma-glutamyl-phosphate reductase produces MVKVGIIGGTGYTGSELLRLLSRHPRVTVAAITSRAEAGRNVADLFPSLRGRCDLAFTDPEDEGVLKGCDVVMSATPNGIAMTHAPRLLAEGVRMIDIAADFRIRDIAVWEQWYGMKHACPGLVAEAVYGLPERNRAAIRKARLVANPGCYPTAVQLGFLPLVENGLVDPSSLMASAVSGTSGAGRGAHVPMLFAEVAESVKAYAVGGHRHQPEIAQGLAQMAGQSVEFVFVPHLVPMIRGIHATLYARLKDPSVDLQALYETRYRDEPFVDVLPAGGHPETRTVRGTNLCRIAVHRPKGTDKVVVLSAIDNLTKGASGQAVQNLNLMCGFGETEGLGEIALFP; encoded by the coding sequence ATGGTCAAGGTCGGGATAATCGGCGGCACGGGTTATACGGGTTCCGAGCTCTTGCGGCTCTTGAGCCGTCACCCGCGCGTGACCGTGGCCGCCATCACCTCGCGCGCCGAGGCCGGCCGGAATGTGGCGGACCTCTTTCCGAGTCTGCGCGGCCGGTGTGATCTCGCATTTACCGATCCCGAGGACGAGGGGGTCTTGAAGGGTTGCGATGTGGTGATGAGCGCGACCCCCAACGGCATTGCCATGACTCATGCCCCGCGGCTGCTTGCCGAAGGCGTGCGCATGATCGACATCGCCGCTGATTTCCGGATTCGCGATATTGCCGTCTGGGAGCAATGGTATGGCATGAAGCACGCCTGCCCGGGGCTCGTGGCCGAGGCCGTGTACGGTCTCCCGGAGCGCAATCGCGCCGCGATCCGCAAGGCGCGGCTGGTCGCCAATCCCGGATGTTATCCGACCGCCGTGCAGCTTGGTTTCCTGCCGCTTGTCGAAAACGGTCTCGTGGATCCGTCGTCGCTCATGGCCTCGGCGGTGTCGGGCACGAGCGGGGCCGGGCGCGGGGCGCATGTGCCGATGTTGTTCGCCGAGGTCGCGGAGTCGGTGAAGGCCTATGCCGTGGGCGGCCACCGTCATCAGCCGGAGATCGCCCAGGGGCTTGCGCAGATGGCCGGCCAATCGGTCGAGTTCGTGTTCGTGCCACACCTCGTGCCCATGATCCGCGGTATCCACGCGACCCTCTATGCGCGCCTGAAGGATCCCTCCGTCGACCTACAGGCGCTCTACGAGACGCGTTACCGGGATGAGCCCTTCGTGGACGTCCTGCCGGCCGGCGGACACCCGGAGACGCGCACCGTGCGCGGTACCAACCTCTGCCGTATCGCGGTCCATAGACCGAAGGGCACGGACAAGGTCGTGGTCCTGAGTGCCATCGACAATCTCACCAAGGGCGCGAGCGGCCAGGCGGTGCAGAACCTGAATCTGATGTGCGGCTTTGGGGAGACCGAGGGTCTCGGCGAGATCGCGCTCTTCCCCTGA